The following proteins are encoded in a genomic region of Mahella australiensis 50-1 BON:
- a CDS encoding DUF2922 domain-containing protein, which produces MENVLELLFENAAGRAFRITLNDPKPDLTPAQIQSAMALVLSNDIFDLEAGPYTISGANIITTDTTPIELA; this is translated from the coding sequence GTGGAGAATGTGCTAGAACTGCTCTTTGAAAATGCTGCTGGCCGTGCTTTCCGCATAACGTTAAACGATCCGAAACCGGACTTGACACCGGCCCAGATACAAAGCGCCATGGCGCTGGTGTTGAGCAATGACATATTCGATTTAGAAGCCGGCCCTTATACTATAAGCGGGGCCAATATAATAACCACAGATACCACGCCTATAGAGCTGGCATAA
- a CDS encoding DUF1659 domain-containing protein produces the protein MAVEVRPTVTRLRINMDYGTDANGRKLTRSKSFNNVKPDAADQTIFDVAIALADLQEHPVTAIRKVSESDLVEA, from the coding sequence ATGGCAGTAGAAGTAAGGCCCACCGTAACCCGCCTGCGCATAAATATGGATTACGGCACCGATGCCAACGGCAGAAAGCTTACGCGCAGCAAATCCTTCAACAACGTCAAGCCCGATGCCGCTGACCAAACCATATTTGATGTGGCCATAGCTTTAGCCGACCTACAGGAGCATCCCGTAACCGCTATACGCAAGGTCAGCGAAAGCGATCTGGTAGAAGCATAA
- a CDS encoding YvrJ family protein: MEQWLSSIANLGFPIVVSIYLLVRIEAKLENLTGSINELAQVLIQFKQ, encoded by the coding sequence ATGGAGCAATGGCTCAGTTCAATAGCCAACCTCGGTTTCCCCATAGTGGTCTCTATATATCTATTAGTGCGAATAGAGGCCAAATTGGAAAACCTCACCGGTAGCATAAATGAATTGGCCCAGGTTCTGATACAGTTCAAACAATAA